A genomic window from Phyllopteryx taeniolatus isolate TA_2022b chromosome 2, UOR_Ptae_1.2, whole genome shotgun sequence includes:
- the LOC133474417 gene encoding dynein regulatory complex subunit 4-like codes for MLPWQRVFAGAPLRFPISANDILYIKTMPPKKKGTGKKSAKVKKSAALLDGLTKDELSKEQMIDHIVMLREELDREREERNYFQLERDQIHSFWDVTKKHLEEAVAQLRNEEKKIEEDEGRHLVEIKVYKQKMKHLLCEHQNTMAELQADRVTTAEAMHKEQAQLERELHRRIATIRNDMHGFDIENLVSELEQRHNEEMAKTKKSWEDQLAETEARYKEKLELLQQELDNMRKKEIIEREDQCNSHISALTKDHHKIFGDALALLNQTIERDLYRNDSLKKQIEDSKMKQKEKKKNLTCILPENKRLNKHLLDIQEKTAELQRKMKHPIRKEDANARMKEKELRDEKQKLEKLKQTFSELQRERDELCATFNRDIESAQREEDKKNAKLEEKVKDMMDSLETTEAKISAVVLVPNVDQTALKSVTSSVEDMIDSSNKSIRDLQHKISQISKARQDLLFRFEKKQRALGVPVEQLCVTYTSFGNKFWVYEEL; via the exons atgttgccatggcaacgcgTGTTTGCAGGAGCTCCACTACGCTTCCCGATATCGGCAaacgacatactgtatataaaaaccATG CCGCCAAAAAAGAAAGGCACGGGTAAAAAGTCAGCCAAGGTGAAGAAGTCTGCTGCACTTCTAGATGGACTCACCAAGGACGAGCTGTCCAAGGAGCAG ATGATTGATCACATTGTCATGCTGCGAGAGGAGCTGGACAGAGAGCGGGAAGAGAGGAATTACTTCCAGCTGGAGAGGGATCAGATCCACTCCTTTTGGGACGTGACCAAGAAGCACCTGGAGGAGGCTGTGGCCCAACTCAGAAATGAAGAGAAGAAGATTGAGGAAGATGAGGGACGCCACCTTGTTGAGATTAAA GTGTATAAGCAGAAAATGAAGCACCTGCTGTGTGAGCACCAAAACACTATGGCTGAGCTGCAAGCAGATCGTGTAACGACTGCTGAGGCCATGCACAAAGAGCAAGCCCAGCTGGAGAGGGAGCTTCATAGGAGGATAGCGACCATCAGGAACGACATGCACGGGTTCGACATCGAAAACCTTGTCAGTGAGCTGGAGCAA AGACACAATGAAGAAATGGCCAAAACAAAGAAGAGCTGGGAGGATCAACTGGCAG AAACGGAGGCCCgctacaaggaaaagctggagCTGTTGCAACAGGAGCTGGACAACATGAGGAAAAAGGAAATCATCGAACGAGAGGATCAGTGCAACAGTCACATCAGCGCTCTGACCAAAGACCACCACAAAATATTTGGTGACGCACTCGCGCTCCTCAATCAAACCATAGAACGAGATTTGTATCGCAATGATTCATTGAAG AAACAAATAGAAGACtcaaagatgaaacaaaaagaaaagaaaaagaatctgACTTGTATTCTACCAGAAAACAAGCGGCTCAACAAACATCTCCTCGACATCCAGGAGAAAACTGCTGAACTTCAGCGAAAGATGAAGCATCCCATACGAAAAGAG GATGCCAATGCAAGGATGAAAGAAAAGGAGCTAAGAGATGAGAAACAGAAATTAGAGAAATTGAAGCAGACATTCAGcgag CTTCAGCGGGAACGAGACGAGCTGTGCGCAACCTTCAATCGGGACATTGAGAGTGCTCAGCGGGAAGAGGATAAAAAGAACGCAAAGCTGGAAGAGAAAGTGAAGGACATGATGGACAGCTTGGAGACAACAGAGGCCAAGATCTCTGCTGTGGTTTTGGTCCCCAACGTGGACCAAACTGCACTCAAAAGTGTCACAAGCAGTGTCGAG GACATGATCGACTCCAGCAATAAATCTATTAGGGatttacaacacaaaatatcTCAGATTTCCAAG GCCCGTCAGGATTTACTGTTCAGGTTTGAGAAAAAGCAAAGAGCTCTCGGTGTCCCTGTGGAGCAACTTTGTGTGACATATACCTCATTTGGGAATAAATTTTGGGTATATGAGGAGCTTTAA
- the si:ch211-122f10.4 gene encoding cathepsin A-like, with protein sequence MYAGGRLLALLTSVLIVFQLGSRAHYAPDEVTRLPGMTFKPNYRQWSGHVQARPGKFLHYWFVTSQRDPVSDPLVLWLNGGPGCSSLDGFLSENGPFHVRDDGATLYENSFSWNRVANVLYLESPAGVGYSYSNDGDYATDDDQVAEDNYRALQSFFAKFPSFTRNDFFIFGESYGGIYVPTLSLRIVAGNDKIKLKGFAVGNGLSSYALNDQTLIYFGYYHGLFGEDLWLDLNNYCCDEQRCDFSNSTSQKCQMLVSVAFNIVYNSGLNEYALYLNCEGRGGFHPAYERAMSHLFMKYRKRSNELSDGRSFVISLGEVPPCINSTAQANWLNRGDVRKALHVPDTLPPWDLCSNTVGGGYTNLYATVKDVYLKLLSFGLRALVYNGDTDMACNFLGDQWFVEDLGIEATARYQPWHLDDQVAGFYQQYGNVTFLTVKGAGHMVPQWAPGPALHMFQSFITNSSY encoded by the exons ATGTATGCCGGCGGTCGCCTGTTGGCATTGTTGACATCCGTGTTAATCGTGTTCCAGCTCGGCTCTCGGGCTCATTATGCCCCCGACGAGGTGACCCGTCTCCCCGGCATGACGTTCAAACCAAACTACCGTCAGTGGTCGGGACATGTCCAGGCCAGACCCGGCAAGTTTCTCCATTACTG GTTTGTGACCTCTCAGAGGGACCCGGTCAGCGATCCGCTGGTATTGTGGCTCAATGGAGGCCCGGGCTGCAGCTCTCTGGATGGGTTCCTATCAGAGAACGGACCCTTCCAC GTAAGAGACGATGGCGCCACTTTGTACGAGAACAGTTTCAGCTGGAACAGGGTCGCCAATGTACTCTATTTAGAATCTCCCGCAGGAGTCGGCTACTCTTACTCCAATGATGGTGACTACGCCACGGATGACGATCAG GTCGCCGAGGACAACTACAGAGCCCTGCAGAGTTTTTTTGCCAAATTTCCGAGCTTCACTCGGAATGACTTCTTCATCTTCGGAGAAAGTTATGGTGGAATTTATGTACCAACCCTCAGCTTGCGCATTGTTGCAGGAAATGACAAAATCAAATTGAAG ggGTTTGCTGTGGGAAATGGTCTCAGCAGCTATGCACTCAATGACCAGACTTTAATATATTTTGGCTACTACCACGGCCTCTTTGGAGAAGA CTTGTGGCTTGATCTTAACAATTATTGCTGCGACGAGCAAAGATGCGACTTTTCCAACTCTACTTCCCAGAAATGCCAAATGCTG GTCAGTGTGGCTTTTAATATAGTGTACAATAGCGGCCTTAATGAGTACGCCCTTTACTTGAATTGTGAGGGTCGCGGTGGGTTTCACCCGGCCTACGAGAGGGCCATGAGTCACCTGTTCATGAAATACCGCAAACGCAGCAACGAG CTTTCAGATGGACGGTCATTTGTCATCTCCCTGGGTGAGGTCCCCCCCTGCATTAATAGCACTGCACAAGCCAACTGGCTCAACAGGGGTGACGTGAGGAAAGCGTTGCATGTTCCTGACACGCTGCCACCATGGGACCTGTGCAG TAACACTGTCGGGGGAGGTTACACCAACCTCTACGCAACGGTGAAGGACGTATATCTCAAGTTGCTCTCTTTTGGCCTTCGGGCGCTCGTCTACAACGGGGACACAGACATGGCCTGCAACTTTCTGGGGGATCAGTGGTTTGTGGAAGACCTCGGCATAGAG GCCACTGCGAGGTACCAGCCCTGGCACCTTGATGACCAGGTCGCAGGTTTCTACCAGCAGTATGGAAATGTCACTTTCCTGACAGTTAAA GGTGCAGGTCACATGGTTCCACAGTGGGCTCCAGGTCCAGCTCTTCACATGTTCCAGTCCTTCATCACAAACAGCTCCTACTGA
- the slc38a7 gene encoding sodium-coupled neutral amino acid transporter 7, translated as MAINTDMEDWGGVGSNDSGERAWLLQSPSMDSAQHLESERRPRGSVSSLGAVFIVVNAALGAGLLNFPAAFNMAGGITAAVILQMVMLIFIISGLVILGYCCQVSNECTYQEVVRATCGKVTGVLCEVAIAVYTFGTCIAFFIVVGDQLDRLIAVAFHDGSISGFWYTDRKFTIVVTAVLVILPLSIPKEIGFQKYSSALSVIGTWYVTIVVIVKYIWPDKEVMPGIVPNSSTWTAVFNAMPTICFGFQCHVSCVPVFNSMSKKALKPWGLVVTLSMIICLFVYTGTGVCGFLTFGSNVSQDVLMSYPSDDIAVAIARAFIVVCVVTSYPILHFCGRAVIEGLWLRWQGEQVEVCVRREQRRRIVQTLLWFAITLVLALFTPDIGRVISLIGGLAACFIFVFPGLCLIQAKPLETNSRSTRWHGLVVFGIVMVTLGAFIFGLTTTNSIYQDVVS; from the exons ATGGCCATTAACACTGATATGGAGGACTGGGGAGGAGTTGGCAGCAATGACTCTGGAGAGCGAGCGTGGCTCTTGCAGAGCCCCAGCATGGACTCTGCGCAGCATCTCGAGTCGGAGAGGAGGCCGAGGGGCAGCGTGTCGTCCTTGGGAGCGGTCTTCATCGTGGTGAACGCGGCTTTGGGAGCTGGTCTGCTCAATTTCCCGGCAGCCTTTAATATGGCAGGAGGAATCACGGCGGCCGTGATTCTTCAAATG gtCATGCTGATTTTCATTATCAGTGGGCTGGTGATTTTGGGCTACTGCTGTCAG GTCAGTAATGAGTGCACCTATCAGGAGGTCGTCCGAGCCACTTGCGGAAAAGTCACGGGAGTCCTGTGCGAGGTCGCCATCGCCGTCTACACCTTTGGCACTTGTATCGCTTTCTTCATCGTCGTCGGGGACCAGCTGGACCGTT TGATTGCGGTGGCGTTTCATGACGGCTCCATTAGCGGCTTCTGGTACACAGACCGCAAGTTTACCATCGTTGTCACTGCAGTTTTGGTCATTCTGCCTTTGTCCATTCCCAAAGAGATTGGCTTCCAAAAGTATTCCAG TGCTCTGAGTGTGATTGGTACCTGGTATGTTACCATTGTGGTGATTGTAAAATACATCTGGCCTGATAAAGAAGTCATGCCGGGGATTGTTCCCAACAG TTCTACCTGGACTGCAGTTTTCAATGCAATGCCAACCATATGCTTTGGTTTCCAG TGCCATGTCAGTTGCGTGCCAGTGTTCAACAGCATGAGCAAGAAAGCGCTCAAACCTTGGGGGCTTGTTGTCACACTCAGCATGATAATCTGCCTCTTTGTTTACACTGGGACAG GTGTCTGCGGCTTCCTGACATTTGGCTCCAATGTCAGCCAGGATGTGCTGATGTCATATCCTTCTGATGACATCGCCGTGGCCATCGCCAGAGCTTTCATAGTCGTCTGTGTGGTCACCTCGTACCCTATTTTACATTTCTGTGGCAG GGCCGTTATCGAAGGTCTGTGGTTGCGCTGGCAAGGCGAGCAGGTGGAGGTGTGCGTGCGGCGCGAGCAGAGGCGGAGGATCGTGCAGACGCTGCTGTGGTTCGCCATCACCCTCGTTCTCGCGCTCTTCACCCCGGACATCGGGCGCGTCATCTCCCTCATCGGAGGATTGGCGGCctgctttatttttgtcttcCCAG GTTTGTGTTTGATCCAAGCCAAACCGTTGGAGACAAACAGTCGATCTACCAG GTGGCATGGACTGGTGGTCTTTGGTATCGTCATGGTCACACTCGGAGCATTTATCTTCGGCCTCACCACGACTAATTCCATCTATCAAGACGTCGTCAGCTAA